One region of Kangiella marina genomic DNA includes:
- the murG gene encoding undecaprenyldiphospho-muramoylpentapeptide beta-N-acetylglucosaminyltransferase, giving the protein MNKAKKTILLMAGGTGGHIFPALAVGKELEQQGWTLHWLGSEGGMEEELVPKHGIKMTLLPVKGVRNKGLASLIKAPLQLIKSVLLARKAIKRIQPDVALGMGGFASGPGGLAAKLCGVPLVLHEQNAIAGMTNQQLNRFSKITLQAYPGAFVDMKKVATVGNPVRTDLMTISPAKERIVVEEGSINLLVIGGSRGALVLNQKIPAMLDVINGGLKVNVRHQCGRGNLGDVAARYKELKNPLVKHDVTEFIDDMAEAYEWADLVICRAGALTVAEIAMAGCAAIFVPYPHAVDDHQTHNARYLANQGGALIIQQHDLDEQKLAHQITALANDKSRIIEIATIAKSLAKPNATTQVAEYCKRAAIGQFEIMKNTLEKTAIGTSDKEAAESTNEQR; this is encoded by the coding sequence ATGAATAAAGCAAAGAAAACGATCTTATTAATGGCTGGTGGAACTGGCGGTCATATTTTTCCGGCGCTAGCCGTGGGTAAAGAATTAGAGCAGCAAGGTTGGACACTGCATTGGCTTGGCTCTGAAGGTGGCATGGAAGAAGAATTGGTACCAAAACACGGTATTAAGATGACGCTTTTGCCAGTCAAAGGTGTTCGCAACAAAGGTTTGGCATCGTTGATCAAGGCGCCACTGCAATTGATAAAAAGCGTGTTGCTGGCTCGAAAAGCGATAAAAAGAATTCAGCCTGACGTAGCGCTAGGAATGGGGGGCTTTGCAAGCGGTCCCGGAGGTTTAGCGGCAAAGTTATGTGGCGTTCCATTGGTTTTGCATGAGCAAAATGCCATTGCAGGGATGACTAACCAACAATTAAATCGTTTCAGCAAAATCACCTTGCAAGCTTATCCCGGTGCGTTTGTTGATATGAAAAAAGTGGCGACGGTTGGTAACCCGGTGAGAACCGACTTGATGACAATATCGCCAGCAAAAGAACGAATTGTGGTTGAAGAAGGCAGTATAAATTTATTAGTGATTGGTGGCAGTCGTGGCGCTTTAGTTTTGAATCAAAAGATTCCAGCAATGCTTGACGTCATTAACGGCGGTTTAAAGGTGAATGTTCGTCATCAATGTGGGCGTGGCAATTTAGGCGATGTTGCGGCGCGTTATAAAGAGTTAAAGAACCCGCTGGTCAAGCATGATGTCACAGAATTTATTGATGACATGGCTGAAGCTTATGAGTGGGCGGATTTAGTTATTTGTCGTGCCGGTGCTTTAACCGTGGCTGAAATAGCGATGGCTGGGTGTGCTGCGATCTTCGTACCATACCCTCACGCCGTAGATGATCACCAGACGCACAACGCGCGCTATTTGGCAAACCAAGGTGGCGCCTTAATTATCCAACAACATGATTTGGATGAGCAAAAACTGGCCCATCAAATCACGGCACTAGCCAATGACAAAAGTCGAATTATTGAAATAGCCACCATCGCCAAAAGTTTGGCTAAGCCAAATGCGACAACTCAAGTAGCTGAGTATTGTAAGCGTGCTGCTATAGGCCAGTTTGAGATTATGAAGAATACATTAGAAAAAACCGCAATCGGTACTTCTGATAAAGAAGCTGCGGAGAGTACAAATGAACAACGATAA
- the murD gene encoding UDP-N-acetylmuramoyl-L-alanine--D-glutamate ligase — translation MQQHAVEHKNRLILGLGQTGLSVARYLSENDQPFKVMDTRDQAPGSEELAQLDRDALIPWNGEQMLGYEQLVVSPGIAVTQPDIARAEDFGVEIIGDIELFARANQYPVIAITGSNGKSTVTELVGKLLQAAGLNALVGGNIGLPALDLLSQEAGDAVVVLELSSFQLETTHSLKPVAATILNVSEDHLDRYADYQAYVLAKQRIFDNAETIIENSEDDLTQPEKVTAKRLSFGFSSESDWQVDVNAGVLRRSERTVLELKDLRLQGSHNAMNVAAAFALLEGAGVVIDSAVIECAKTYSGMPHRSQLVAVKNDVTYINDSKATNVGATVAAIQSFAPRFTGRIILIAGGDAKGAELGSLKDSIEQHVKTVICFGKDGKAIADLAKNKSIQVSNLTEAVEQAVASSEANDCVLLSPACASWDMFKNYIERGGQFEHLVEAL, via the coding sequence ATGCAACAACACGCAGTCGAACATAAAAATCGTTTGATTCTCGGTCTGGGACAGACCGGGCTGTCGGTTGCGCGTTATTTATCAGAGAATGATCAGCCTTTTAAAGTTATGGACACACGTGACCAAGCTCCCGGCTCAGAAGAGCTAGCGCAATTGGATCGCGATGCTTTGATTCCTTGGAATGGGGAGCAGATGCTGGGGTATGAACAATTAGTGGTAAGCCCCGGTATCGCGGTAACACAACCTGATATAGCTCGTGCTGAAGATTTTGGCGTAGAAATTATTGGCGATATTGAGTTGTTTGCCCGCGCTAATCAGTATCCAGTGATCGCTATTACAGGTTCAAACGGTAAAAGTACGGTCACAGAGTTAGTCGGAAAGTTGCTGCAAGCCGCAGGACTAAACGCATTGGTTGGTGGCAATATAGGGTTGCCCGCGCTTGATTTACTGAGCCAAGAAGCAGGCGACGCTGTGGTGGTATTGGAGCTCTCAAGTTTCCAACTGGAAACCACGCACTCGCTCAAACCTGTGGCAGCGACAATATTGAATGTCAGTGAAGACCACTTAGACCGTTACGCGGATTACCAAGCTTACGTTTTAGCGAAACAGCGGATTTTTGATAACGCAGAAACCATTATTGAAAATTCAGAAGACGATTTAACACAGCCCGAAAAGGTAACGGCAAAGCGCTTATCATTCGGCTTTAGTAGCGAAAGCGACTGGCAGGTGGATGTTAACGCTGGGGTTTTACGTCGCAGTGAACGCACTGTCTTAGAGCTAAAAGATTTAAGGTTACAAGGCTCGCACAATGCAATGAATGTTGCCGCTGCTTTTGCCTTATTAGAAGGCGCAGGTGTGGTGATTGACTCGGCTGTTATCGAGTGTGCGAAAACATACAGCGGTATGCCGCACCGTAGCCAGTTAGTAGCGGTGAAAAACGATGTCACCTATATCAATGATTCTAAGGCGACCAATGTGGGAGCGACGGTTGCTGCGATTCAAAGTTTTGCACCTCGCTTTACCGGCCGCATTATTTTAATCGCGGGTGGTGATGCTAAAGGGGCAGAACTTGGCAGCTTAAAAGACAGTATCGAACAGCACGTTAAAACAGTCATTTGTTTTGGCAAAGACGGAAAAGCGATTGCTGACTTGGCTAAGAATAAGTCGATACAGGTGAGTAACTTAACAGAAGCAGTGGAGCAAGCTGTGGCGTCGAGTGAAGCCAACGATTGCGTGTTGTTATCACCTGCTTGCGCCAGTTGGGACATGTTCAAAAACTATATTGAGCGTGGTGGACAGTTTGAACATTTGGTGGAGGCGCTATGA
- the ftsW gene encoding putative lipid II flippase FtsW, which yields MSSITQVLRLNDFVEQLKLSDPRTRLDPWLLGPVIALLAIGVVMVASSSMPYAEDHMKGNEFYFLIRHCIYLAIALASAVFALQLDTRFWQENGPKFLVLGILLLVAVLFIGREVNGSKRWIGVGPLTIQPAELVKFFIVIYLAGYLVRRSDELQTQIRGFIKPLFVIGLVVAFLLLQPDFGTSAVILATALAMLFLAGARLWQFITLTGFVGIVMGLVAWQEPYRMKRLTSFLDPWADQFGSGYQLVQSLIAFGRGDWFGAGLGNSVQKLSYLPEAHTDFVFAVFAEEFGFLGVALVITLFAIIFMKSLTIGRRALKMEHYFAAYMSYGFGFWLSLQALINIGVASGSLPTKGLTLPFISYGGNSLIVSCVAVAVLLRVDFEVRRKEHEYSSAKQSYRGRSRGGRNE from the coding sequence ATGAGTAGTATTACCCAAGTATTGCGCCTCAACGATTTTGTTGAACAATTAAAACTGTCAGATCCACGCACGCGATTGGACCCTTGGTTATTAGGTCCTGTAATAGCGTTGTTGGCGATTGGTGTCGTTATGGTGGCATCAAGCTCAATGCCTTATGCAGAAGATCACATGAAAGGGAATGAATTCTACTTTTTGATCCGTCACTGCATTTACTTGGCAATAGCCTTGGCTTCCGCAGTGTTCGCGCTGCAACTGGATACCCGCTTTTGGCAAGAAAATGGGCCAAAGTTCTTAGTGCTAGGAATCTTATTATTAGTCGCAGTATTGTTCATTGGACGAGAAGTTAATGGTAGTAAACGCTGGATTGGCGTTGGGCCATTAACGATACAACCCGCTGAACTGGTGAAGTTCTTTATTGTGATTTATCTCGCTGGTTACTTGGTGCGACGCAGCGATGAACTCCAGACTCAAATTAGAGGCTTCATCAAGCCGTTGTTCGTGATTGGTTTGGTGGTGGCTTTCTTATTATTGCAACCCGACTTCGGCACCTCTGCGGTGATCTTAGCCACAGCGTTAGCCATGCTCTTTTTAGCGGGAGCGCGATTGTGGCAGTTCATTACATTGACGGGGTTTGTGGGTATTGTCATGGGGTTAGTAGCATGGCAGGAACCTTACCGCATGAAGCGTCTAACGAGCTTCTTAGATCCATGGGCGGATCAGTTTGGCAGCGGTTATCAGTTGGTTCAGTCCTTAATTGCATTTGGTCGCGGTGATTGGTTTGGCGCAGGGCTTGGAAACAGCGTACAAAAACTGTCGTATTTACCAGAGGCGCATACGGATTTTGTGTTCGCTGTCTTTGCTGAAGAATTTGGCTTTTTAGGAGTGGCGTTAGTGATTACCTTATTTGCCATCATCTTTATGAAGAGCCTAACTATTGGTCGCCGTGCTTTAAAGATGGAGCACTATTTCGCCGCTTATATGTCGTACGGTTTTGGTTTTTGGTTGAGCTTACAGGCGTTAATCAATATCGGTGTAGCCAGCGGCTCATTGCCGACCAAAGGCTTAACCTTACCGTTTATTAGTTACGGCGGTAACTCGTTAATCGTCAGTTGTGTGGCGGTAGCGGTATTGTTACGCGTTGACTTTGAAGTTCGTCGAAAAGAGCACGAGTATTCAAGTGCAAAGCAGTCTTATCGCGGTAGAAGTAGAGGAGGTCGTAATGAATAA